A region of Lycium barbarum isolate Lr01 chromosome 3, ASM1917538v2, whole genome shotgun sequence DNA encodes the following proteins:
- the LOC132629769 gene encoding uncharacterized protein LOC132629769 — MKEALTRQEPLKIPEGKYYLVDGGIMLRSGLITPYRGARYHLKEYSRNPPRNPRELFNLRHASLRNAIERAFGVLKKRFPIIASSTEPSYGVGTQKLIIFACCILHNYLRGVNPNDELLVQVDVELMNSDSVPEEPSNSTESNDETQRGETIRDQIAASMWSNYQA; from the exons atgaaagaagCACTAACTAGACAAGAACCGTTAAAAATTCCCGAAG GTAAATACTACCTTGTTGATGGAGGAATCATGTTGAGAAGTGGGCTTATCACACCTTATAGGGGAGCGCGGTATCACTTGAAAGAGTATTCAAGAAATCCACCTCGAAATCCTCGTGAATTGTTTAATCTGCGACATGCATCTTTGCGTAATGCTATTGAACGAGCATTTGGAGTTCTTAAAAAGAGATTTCCTATAATTGCTAGTTCAACTGAGCCATCATATGGTGTTGGTACCCAAAAACTTATTATTTTTGCGTGTTGTATTTTGCACAACTATTTAAGAGGAGTAAATCCAAACGATGAGTTACTTGTACAAGTGGATGTTGAGCTTATGAATAGTGATAGTGTGCCTGAAGAACCGTCAAATTCTACGGAAAGCAATGACGAAACACAAAGAGGAGAGACAATTCGAGATCAAATTGCAGCCAGCATGTGGTCTAACTACCAAGCTTAA
- the LOC132629970 gene encoding uncharacterized protein LOC132629970 isoform X1 yields MNRDVSQPLATSPVLKTETGTTDRRYVIKPESNGSVNAPVRNRDTNGVVVYTRNKRLKSNANERSNSSGKVVINDVTEGNSSGKVVINDETKGISVIPVRKGENVDVEEEPSGLKCNSGGKVVINDVTEGISVIPSGNGSVEEERSDLKCNSSGKVVINDETEGNSVIPVCKRLKSAANECNSGGKVVINDETKGISVIPVRNGSVEEELSDLRCNSSGKIVINDETKGISGIPVRNGGVEDEPSDLSGKVVINDVTEGKMVEIEVKEESTLTVNCVTTVNVEPLDMSNENLELLEGKLITCGEVHDSNGVSVLSSSMEISKKISIIGRPTTVKELFETGLLEGYPVFYNGGKRGIPLRGTVKDIGILCSCDLCKGARVVPPCKFEIHACKTYRRASQYICLENGKSLLDVVKECRKGSLKNLEATIRSFIGPIPVKENIICQNCKRYFAATSVGKIDQICDSCVVSLRSEATPTQSIKVEAGIFEPVLNINSSENSTASDTSLKRSRGRKKKKAVEIYSRKKSLRISSAHIISGRRDQLKTPNRLSNPVLSPHSNGAATMCNSFGDKMQSKISKKLSKSIAASSSLKIGSLGVSVHSRTQWKITKKDQKLHWLVFEEGGLPDGTEVAYYSRGKKLLIGYKQGSGIFCSCCNSEVSPSQFEAHAGWASRKKPYGYIYTSNGVSLHEFAISLLKGRKSSVKDSDDLCIICADGGKLVLCDGCPRAFHKECASLSAVPLGKWYCKYCENKFQREKFAEHNANAVAAGRVSGIDPIEQITQRCIRIVKNPEEAEVIACVLCRCYDFSKSGFGPRTVILCDQCEKEYHVGCLKKRKIADLKELPKGKWFCCVDCKRIYSALQNSLNSGEEKLSESCLGAVRMKLKEKRLDFVGVPDVRWRLLSGKITSRETRVLLAEAVSIFHDCFDPIVDSATGRDFIPSMVYGRNIRGQDFGGMYCAILTVNSIVVSAGILRIFGQDMAELPLVATRIDSQGQGYFQLLLSCIEKLLAFLNVRKFVLPAAVESMSIWTEKFGFKEIPPDQLVSYKKTCWQMITFKGTSMLEKMVPKCRIIRHEETETDAPDE; encoded by the exons ATGAACCGTGACGTGTCACAGCCGTTAGCCACGTCACCGGTTCTCAAAACCGAAACCGGAACAACTGATCGGCGTTACGTTATTAAACCGGAATCGAACGGTTCGGTTAATGCTCCGGTTCGGAATCGTGACACTAACGGCGTCGTTGTATACACAAGGAACAAGAGATTGAAAAGTAACGCTAATGAGCGTAGTAATTCAAGTGGCAAAGTTGTGATTAACGATGTAACCGAGGGTAATTCAAGTGGTAAAGTCGTAATTAACGATGAAACAAAGGGTATTTCGGTAATTCCAGTGCGCAAGGGTGAGAATGTTGACGTCGAAGAAGAACCGAGTGGTTTGAAGTGTAATTCCGGTGGAAAAGTTGTAATTAACGATGTAACCGAGGGTATTTCCGTAATTCCATCGGGCAACGGTAGCGTTGAAGAAGAACGGAGTGATTTGAAGTGTAATTCAAGTGGCAAAGTTGTAATTAACGATGAAACTGAGGGTAATTCCGTAATTCCAGTGTGCAAGAGATTGAAAAGTGCAGCTAATGAGTGTAATTCAGGTGGTAAAGTTGTAATTAACGATGAAACAAAGGGTATTTCCGTAATTCCAGTGCGCAATGGCAGCGTTGAAGAAGAACTGAGTGATTTGAGGTGTAATTCAAGTGGTAAAATTGTAATTAACGATGAAACAAAGGGTATTTCGGGAATTCCAGTGCGCAACGGTGGCGTTGAAGATGAACCGAGTGATTTGAGTGGTAAAGTTGTAATTAACGACGTAACAGAGGGTAAAATGGTGGAAATTGAAGTCAAAGAGGAGTCAACGTTAACAGTCAACTGTGTTACTACTGTTAATGTGGAACCACTTGATATGTCTAATGAGAATTTGGAATTGTTGGAAGGTAAATTGATTACATGTGGTGAAGTTCATGATAGTAATGGTGTGTCTGTATTGagtagtagtatggaaatatcgaAGAAGATATCGATTATAGGAAGACCTACTACCGTTAAGGAGCTTTTCGAAACTGGTTTGCTTGAGGGATATCCGGTTTTTTATAATGGTGGCAAGAGg GGAATTCCACTGAGGGGAACAGTCAAAGATATTGGAATTCTATGTTCTTGTGATCTGTGCAAGGGTGCCAGG GTTGTTCCTCCTTGCAAATTTGAGATCCATGCATGTAAAACATATAGACGTGCATCACAGTATATCTGCCTGGAGAATGGGAAGAGTCTCCTTGATGTGGTCAAAGAATGCAGGAAAGGTTCtttgaagaatttagaagcaaCAATTCGGAGCTTCATTGGCCCGATTCCTGTGAAAGAAAATATCATATGTCAGAATTGCAAAA GGTATTTTGCTGCAACTTCAGTTGGAAAAATTGATCAAATTTGTGATTCTTGCGTAGTCTCTTTAAGATCAGAAGCCACTCCAACTCAGTCAATAAAAGTTGAAGCTGG GATATTTGAGCCCGTTCTGAACATAAATTCCTCCGAAAATTCAACTGCGTCAGATACTTCACTAAAAAGGAGTAgaggaagaaaaaagaaaaa GGCTGTGGAAATATATTCAAGGAAAAAGTCCCTCAGAATATCTTCGGCGCATATAATCTCAGGAAGGAGGGATCAGTTGAAGACACCAAACAG GTTATCCAATCCAGTTCTTTCTCCACACTCAAATGGAGCTGCCACGATGTGCAACTCTTTCGGAGATAAGATGCAGAGCAAGATCTCAAAAAA ATTGTCGAAATCCATTGCAGCTTCGAGTTCCTTGAAAATTGGTTCTCTTGGTGTTTCAGTACACTCTAGGACCCAATGGAAAATTACAAAAAA GGATCAAAAACTGCATTGGTTGGTTTTTGAGGAAGGTGGACTGCCCGATGGGACTGAAGTAGCTTATTATTCTCGTGGAAAG AAATTGCTCATTGGTTATAAGCAGGGATCTGGTATATTTTGTTCTTGCTGCAATTCTGAG GTTAGTCCATCACAATTTGAAGCTCATGCAGGTTGGGCGTCTCGCAAAAAACC ctATGGATACATTTACACTTCAAATGGAGTGTCCCTGCATGAATTTGCTATATCCCTATTGAAAGGCCGTAAGTCTTCTGTCAAAGACAGTGATGACCTGTGCATCATATGCGCAGATGGTGGAAAACTGGTGCTTTGTGATGGATGCCCAAGGGCCTTCCATAAAG AATGTGCATCATTGTCAGCTGTTCCCCTTGGTAAATGGTACTGTAAGTATTGTGAAAACAAGTTTCAGAGGGAGAAGTTTGCGGAGCACAATGCAAATGCTGTTGCTGCTGGGAGGGTTTCTGGTATTGATCCCATAGAGCAAATAACCCAACGTTGCATTCGTATTGTCAAGAACCCAGAAGAGGCAGAAGTTATAGCATGTGTTTTATGCAG GTGTTACGATTTCAGTAAATCTGGATTTGGTCCACGCACGGTTATCCTTTGTGACCAG TGTGAGAAGGAATATCATGTTGGCTGCTTGAAGAAACGCAAGATAGCTGATTTAAAG GAGCTGCCTAAAGGAAAATGGTTCTGCTGTGTGGATTGCAAGAGGATCTATTCTGCACTGCAAAATTCGCTGAACTCGGGAGAAGAGAAGCTGTCAGAATCTTGCCTGGGCGCTGTAAGAATGAAGCTAAAGGAAAAGCGTTTGGATTTTGTTGGTGTTCCTGATGTGAGATGGAGACTTCTAAGTGGCAAAATTACTTCTCGTGAAACCAGAGTGTTACTAGCAGAAGCTGTTTCAATTTTCCAT GATTGCTTTGATCCTATTGTTGATTCGGCAACTGGACGTGATTTCATTCCATCTATGGTCTATGG AAGGAATATTAGGGGCCAAGACTTTGGGGGCATGTACTGTGCTATATTGACAGTAAA CTCAATAGTAGTATCAGCAGGGATCCTCCGTATTTTTGGTCAGGATATGGCAGAGCTTCCTCTTGTGGCAACACGTATTGATAGCCAGGGCCAG GGTTACTTTCAGTTGCTTCTCTCCTGTATAGAAAAATTGCTTGCATTCTTAAATGTCAGAAAATTTGTACTCCCTGCTGCTGTTGAATCAATGTCAATATGGACCGAGAAATTCGGATTCAAAGAGATCCCACCAGATCAG CTTGTCAGCTACAAAAAAACCTGTTGGCAAATGATTACCTTTAAAGGAACATCTATGCTGGAAAAAATGGTTCCTAAATGTCGAATCATTCGGCATGAGGAAACTGAAACTGATGCACCAGATGAGTAG
- the LOC132629970 gene encoding uncharacterized protein LOC132629970 isoform X2, whose protein sequence is MNRDVSQPLATSPVLKTETGTTDRRYVIKPESNGSVNAPVRNRDTNGVVVYTRNKRLKSNANERSNSSGKVVINDVTEGNSSGKVVINDETKGISVIPVRKGENVDVEEEPSGLKCNSGGKVVINDVTEGISVIPSGNGSVEEERSDLKCNSSGKVVINDETEGNSVIPVCKRLKSAANECNSGGKVVINDETKGISVIPVRNGSVEEELSDLRCNSSGKIVINDETKGISGIPVRNGGVEDEPSDLSGKVVINDVTEGKMVEIEVKEESTLTVNCVTTVNVEPLDMSNENLELLEGKLITCGEVHDSNGVSVLSSSMEISKKISIIGRPTTVKELFETGLLEGYPVFYNGGKRGIPLRGTVKDIGILCSCDLCKGARVVPPCKFEIHACKTYRRASQYICLENGKSLLDVVKECRKGSLKNLEATIRSFIGPIPVKENIICQNCKRYFAATSVGKIDQICDSCVVSLRSEATPTQSIKVEAGIFEPVLNINSSENSTASDTSLKRSRGRKKKKAVEIYSRKKSLRISSAHIISGRRDQLKTPNRLSNPVLSPHSNGAATMCNSFGDKMQSKISKKLSKSIAASSSLKIGSLGVSVHSRTQWKITKKDQKLHWLVFEEGGLPDGTEVAYYSRGKKLLIGYKQGSGIFCSCCNSEVSPSQFEAHAGWASRKKPYGYIYTSNGVSLHEFAISLLKGRKSSVKDSDDLCIICADGGKLVLCDGCPRAFHKECASLSAVPLGKWYCKYCENKFQREKFAEHNANAVAAGRVSGIDPIEQITQRCIRIVKNPEEAEVIACVLCRCYDFSKSGFGPRTVILCDQCEKEYHVGCLKKRKIADLKCNLHRRSCLKENGSAVWIARGSILHCKIR, encoded by the exons ATGAACCGTGACGTGTCACAGCCGTTAGCCACGTCACCGGTTCTCAAAACCGAAACCGGAACAACTGATCGGCGTTACGTTATTAAACCGGAATCGAACGGTTCGGTTAATGCTCCGGTTCGGAATCGTGACACTAACGGCGTCGTTGTATACACAAGGAACAAGAGATTGAAAAGTAACGCTAATGAGCGTAGTAATTCAAGTGGCAAAGTTGTGATTAACGATGTAACCGAGGGTAATTCAAGTGGTAAAGTCGTAATTAACGATGAAACAAAGGGTATTTCGGTAATTCCAGTGCGCAAGGGTGAGAATGTTGACGTCGAAGAAGAACCGAGTGGTTTGAAGTGTAATTCCGGTGGAAAAGTTGTAATTAACGATGTAACCGAGGGTATTTCCGTAATTCCATCGGGCAACGGTAGCGTTGAAGAAGAACGGAGTGATTTGAAGTGTAATTCAAGTGGCAAAGTTGTAATTAACGATGAAACTGAGGGTAATTCCGTAATTCCAGTGTGCAAGAGATTGAAAAGTGCAGCTAATGAGTGTAATTCAGGTGGTAAAGTTGTAATTAACGATGAAACAAAGGGTATTTCCGTAATTCCAGTGCGCAATGGCAGCGTTGAAGAAGAACTGAGTGATTTGAGGTGTAATTCAAGTGGTAAAATTGTAATTAACGATGAAACAAAGGGTATTTCGGGAATTCCAGTGCGCAACGGTGGCGTTGAAGATGAACCGAGTGATTTGAGTGGTAAAGTTGTAATTAACGACGTAACAGAGGGTAAAATGGTGGAAATTGAAGTCAAAGAGGAGTCAACGTTAACAGTCAACTGTGTTACTACTGTTAATGTGGAACCACTTGATATGTCTAATGAGAATTTGGAATTGTTGGAAGGTAAATTGATTACATGTGGTGAAGTTCATGATAGTAATGGTGTGTCTGTATTGagtagtagtatggaaatatcgaAGAAGATATCGATTATAGGAAGACCTACTACCGTTAAGGAGCTTTTCGAAACTGGTTTGCTTGAGGGATATCCGGTTTTTTATAATGGTGGCAAGAGg GGAATTCCACTGAGGGGAACAGTCAAAGATATTGGAATTCTATGTTCTTGTGATCTGTGCAAGGGTGCCAGG GTTGTTCCTCCTTGCAAATTTGAGATCCATGCATGTAAAACATATAGACGTGCATCACAGTATATCTGCCTGGAGAATGGGAAGAGTCTCCTTGATGTGGTCAAAGAATGCAGGAAAGGTTCtttgaagaatttagaagcaaCAATTCGGAGCTTCATTGGCCCGATTCCTGTGAAAGAAAATATCATATGTCAGAATTGCAAAA GGTATTTTGCTGCAACTTCAGTTGGAAAAATTGATCAAATTTGTGATTCTTGCGTAGTCTCTTTAAGATCAGAAGCCACTCCAACTCAGTCAATAAAAGTTGAAGCTGG GATATTTGAGCCCGTTCTGAACATAAATTCCTCCGAAAATTCAACTGCGTCAGATACTTCACTAAAAAGGAGTAgaggaagaaaaaagaaaaa GGCTGTGGAAATATATTCAAGGAAAAAGTCCCTCAGAATATCTTCGGCGCATATAATCTCAGGAAGGAGGGATCAGTTGAAGACACCAAACAG GTTATCCAATCCAGTTCTTTCTCCACACTCAAATGGAGCTGCCACGATGTGCAACTCTTTCGGAGATAAGATGCAGAGCAAGATCTCAAAAAA ATTGTCGAAATCCATTGCAGCTTCGAGTTCCTTGAAAATTGGTTCTCTTGGTGTTTCAGTACACTCTAGGACCCAATGGAAAATTACAAAAAA GGATCAAAAACTGCATTGGTTGGTTTTTGAGGAAGGTGGACTGCCCGATGGGACTGAAGTAGCTTATTATTCTCGTGGAAAG AAATTGCTCATTGGTTATAAGCAGGGATCTGGTATATTTTGTTCTTGCTGCAATTCTGAG GTTAGTCCATCACAATTTGAAGCTCATGCAGGTTGGGCGTCTCGCAAAAAACC ctATGGATACATTTACACTTCAAATGGAGTGTCCCTGCATGAATTTGCTATATCCCTATTGAAAGGCCGTAAGTCTTCTGTCAAAGACAGTGATGACCTGTGCATCATATGCGCAGATGGTGGAAAACTGGTGCTTTGTGATGGATGCCCAAGGGCCTTCCATAAAG AATGTGCATCATTGTCAGCTGTTCCCCTTGGTAAATGGTACTGTAAGTATTGTGAAAACAAGTTTCAGAGGGAGAAGTTTGCGGAGCACAATGCAAATGCTGTTGCTGCTGGGAGGGTTTCTGGTATTGATCCCATAGAGCAAATAACCCAACGTTGCATTCGTATTGTCAAGAACCCAGAAGAGGCAGAAGTTATAGCATGTGTTTTATGCAG GTGTTACGATTTCAGTAAATCTGGATTTGGTCCACGCACGGTTATCCTTTGTGACCAG TGTGAGAAGGAATATCATGTTGGCTGCTTGAAGAAACGCAAGATAGCTGATTTAAAG TGCAACTTGCATCGCAGGAGCTGCCTAAAGGAAAATGGTTCTGCTGTGTGGATTGCAAGAGGATCTATTCTGCACTGCAAAATTCGCTGA